The proteins below are encoded in one region of Pseudomonas entomophila L48:
- the flgG gene encoding flagellar basal-body rod protein FlgG → MLPALWVAKTGLSAQDTNLTVISNNLANVSTTGFKRDRAEFQDLLYQIKRQPGAQSTQDSELPSGLQVGTGVRVVGTQKNFQTGGLQNTENPLDMAINGRGFFQILQPDGTVSYTRDGTFHLNSDGQIVNADGFALEPAIVVPPEAQTFTVGQDGTVSITTAGNPAAQVIGNLQTADFINPAGLQAIGNNLFLETAASGAPQIGTPGLNGFGTSLQKTLENSNVSTVEELVNMITTQRAYEMNSKVISAADKMLSFVTQQL, encoded by the coding sequence ATGCTTCCAGCTCTTTGGGTTGCTAAGACCGGCCTGTCCGCCCAGGACACCAACCTGACGGTCATCTCGAACAACCTGGCCAACGTCTCGACCACCGGCTTCAAGCGTGATCGCGCCGAGTTCCAGGACCTGCTGTACCAGATCAAGCGCCAGCCGGGCGCGCAGTCCACCCAGGACAGCGAGCTGCCTTCGGGCCTGCAGGTCGGTACCGGTGTGCGTGTGGTCGGCACCCAGAAGAACTTCCAGACCGGCGGCCTGCAGAACACCGAGAACCCGCTGGACATGGCGATCAACGGCCGTGGCTTCTTCCAGATCCTGCAGCCGGACGGCACTGTCTCGTACACCCGTGACGGTACCTTCCACCTGAACTCCGATGGCCAGATCGTCAACGCCGACGGCTTCGCCCTGGAGCCGGCCATTGTCGTGCCGCCAGAGGCGCAGACTTTCACCGTCGGCCAGGACGGCACCGTGTCGATCACCACGGCCGGCAACCCGGCCGCCCAGGTCATCGGCAACCTGCAGACCGCCGACTTCATCAACCCGGCCGGCCTGCAGGCCATCGGCAACAACCTGTTCCTCGAAACTGCCGCCAGTGGCGCGCCGCAGATCGGCACCCCGGGCCTGAATGGTTTCGGTACTTCTCTGCAGAAGACCCTGGAAAACTCCAACGTCAGCACCGTGGAAGAACTGGTGAACATGATCACCACCCAGCGTGCCTACGAGATGAACTCCAAGGTCATCTCCGCCGCCGACAAGATGCTGTCGTTCGTCACCCAGCAGCTGTAA
- the flgH gene encoding flagellar basal body L-ring protein FlgH produces MKHLLSVFALGGAVLLAGCVAPTPKPNDPYYAPVLPRTPLPAAANNGSIYQAGFEQSLYTDRKAFRVGDIITITLNERTSASKNAGSQIQKNSKADIGLTSLFGSSPNTNNPFGGGDLSLEAGYSGDRTTKGDSKATQGNTLTGSITVTVAEVLPNGIIAVRGEKWMTLNTGEELVRIAGLVRADDIATDNTVPSTRVADARITYSGTGSFADASQPGWLDRFFISPLWPF; encoded by the coding sequence ATGAAACATCTGTTGTCCGTTTTCGCCCTTGGGGGGGCGGTGTTGCTGGCCGGTTGCGTCGCGCCGACGCCCAAGCCCAACGACCCGTACTACGCGCCGGTCCTGCCGCGCACCCCGTTGCCGGCAGCGGCCAACAACGGCTCGATCTACCAGGCCGGTTTCGAGCAGAGCCTGTACACGGACCGCAAGGCGTTTCGGGTCGGTGACATCATCACCATCACCCTCAACGAGCGGACCTCGGCCAGCAAGAATGCCGGCTCGCAGATCCAGAAGAACAGCAAGGCCGACATCGGCTTGACCTCGCTGTTCGGCAGCAGCCCAAACACCAACAACCCGTTCGGCGGCGGCGACCTGTCGCTGGAGGCCGGCTACAGCGGCGACCGCACCACCAAGGGCGACAGCAAGGCCACCCAGGGCAATACCCTGACCGGTTCGATCACCGTCACCGTGGCCGAAGTGCTGCCCAACGGCATCATCGCCGTGCGTGGCGAGAAGTGGATGACCCTGAACACCGGCGAGGAGCTGGTGCGCATCGCCGGCCTGGTCCGCGCCGACGATATCGCCACCGACAACACCGTGCCGTCCACCCGTGTGGCCGACGCGCGCATCACCTATTCGGGCACCGGCTCGTTCGCCGATGCCAGCCAGCCCGGTTGGCTGGACCGTTTCTTCATCAGCCCGCTCTGGCCCTTCTGA
- the flgF gene encoding flagellar basal-body rod protein FlgF → MDKMLYVAMTGASQNALAQKAHANNLANVSTNGFQRDLEQARSMPVFGDSFPARAFAMSERPATDFRAGPLVETGRELDVAVSGDGFMAVQAPDGSEAYVRTGSLNIDALGVLRAGNGMAVMGNGGPIAIPPQQKVEVGDDGTISIRAMGEDPRVMAEVDRIKLVNPDIKNMTKGPDGLIHTKNGQPADADVNVRVVSGFLEGSNVNAVEEMTSVLALSRQFELHVKMMKAAEEGDQAMARVLQIG, encoded by the coding sequence GTGGACAAGATGCTTTACGTGGCCATGACCGGCGCCAGCCAGAACGCGCTGGCGCAGAAGGCCCACGCCAACAACCTGGCGAACGTTTCCACCAACGGTTTCCAGCGCGACCTCGAGCAGGCGCGTTCGATGCCGGTATTCGGCGACAGCTTTCCGGCGCGTGCGTTTGCCATGAGCGAGCGCCCGGCCACCGATTTCCGCGCAGGCCCCCTGGTCGAGACCGGCCGTGAGCTGGATGTGGCGGTCAGCGGCGATGGCTTCATGGCCGTGCAGGCCCCGGATGGCAGCGAAGCCTATGTGCGCACCGGCAGCCTGAACATTGACGCCCTGGGCGTGCTGCGCGCCGGCAACGGCATGGCGGTCATGGGCAACGGTGGCCCGATCGCGATTCCGCCGCAGCAGAAGGTCGAGGTCGGCGATGACGGCACCATCAGCATCCGCGCCATGGGCGAGGACCCACGGGTGATGGCCGAGGTCGACCGCATCAAGCTGGTCAACCCGGACATCAAGAACATGACCAAGGGGCCGGACGGGCTGATCCACACCAAGAACGGCCAGCCGGCCGACGCCGATGTCAATGTGCGCGTGGTGTCGGGCTTCCTGGAAGGCAGTAACGTCAACGCCGTGGAAGAAATGACTTCGGTGCTGGCACTGTCCCGCCAGTTCGAGTTGCACGTCAAGATGATGAAAGCGGCCGAGGAAGGCGATCAAGCCATGGCTCGGGTTTTGCAAATCGGCTAA
- a CDS encoding flagellar basal body P-ring protein FlgI: MFNARRLIAATLLMSCAFGAHAERLKDIASISGVRANQLIGYGLVVGLNGTGDQTTQTPFTLQTFNNMLSQFGIKVPPGSGNVQLKNVAAVSVHADLPPFAKPGQVVDITVSSIGNSKSLRGGSLLMTPLKGIDGNVYAIAQGNLVVGGFDAEGRDGSKITVNVPSAGRIPGGASVERAVPSGFNQGNSLTLNLNRPDFTTAKRIVDKVNELLGPGVAQAVDGGSVRVTAPMDPSQRVDYLSILENLEIDPGQAVAKVIINSRTGTIVIGQNVKVSPAAVTHGSLTVTITEDPIVSQPGPFSNGQTAVVPRSRVNAQQEAKPMFKFGPGTTLDEIVRAVNQVGAAPSDLMAILEALKQAGALQADLIVI, translated from the coding sequence ATGTTCAACGCTAGGCGGTTGATTGCCGCGACACTCCTGATGTCCTGCGCGTTCGGTGCCCACGCCGAGCGCTTGAAGGATATCGCCAGCATTTCCGGCGTGCGCGCCAACCAGCTGATCGGCTACGGCCTGGTGGTGGGGCTCAACGGCACGGGTGACCAGACCACCCAGACGCCGTTCACCCTGCAGACCTTCAACAACATGCTGTCGCAGTTCGGCATCAAGGTGCCGCCAGGGTCGGGCAACGTGCAGTTGAAGAACGTCGCCGCGGTGTCGGTGCATGCCGACCTGCCACCGTTCGCCAAGCCTGGCCAGGTGGTCGACATCACCGTGTCGTCGATCGGCAACTCCAAGAGCCTGCGCGGCGGCAGCCTGTTGATGACCCCGCTCAAGGGTATCGACGGCAACGTCTATGCGATCGCCCAGGGCAACTTGGTGGTCGGCGGCTTCGATGCCGAGGGCCGTGACGGCTCGAAGATCACCGTCAACGTTCCGTCGGCCGGCCGCATCCCGGGCGGTGCTTCCGTCGAGCGTGCGGTACCGAGCGGTTTCAACCAGGGCAACAGCCTCACCCTCAACCTCAATCGCCCGGACTTCACCACCGCCAAGCGCATCGTCGACAAGGTCAACGAGCTGCTCGGCCCTGGCGTGGCCCAGGCCGTCGATGGTGGCTCGGTTCGCGTCACCGCGCCGATGGACCCGAGCCAGCGCGTCGACTACCTGTCGATCCTCGAGAACCTGGAGATCGACCCGGGCCAGGCGGTGGCCAAGGTCATCATCAACTCGCGTACCGGCACCATCGTCATTGGCCAGAACGTCAAGGTGTCGCCGGCGGCGGTCACCCACGGCAGCCTGACCGTGACCATCACCGAAGACCCGATCGTCAGCCAGCCGGGGCCGTTCTCCAATGGCCAGACCGCCGTGGTGCCACGCTCGCGGGTCAACGCCCAGCAGGAGGCCAAGCCGATGTTCAAGTTCGGCCCGGGCACCACGCTGGATGAGATCGTGCGTGCGGTGAACCAGGTCGGCGCGGCGCCGAGCGACCTGATGGCGATCCTTGAAGCCCTGAAGCAGGCCGGCGCGTTGCAAGCCGACCTGATCGTGATCTGA